The Mucilaginibacter terrae region GTATAGTAAAGTTTTTATTGGCCAGCCTGATGTTGTTAGTAATGCAGTAATCACAAAACTTTTTAATGGCCGCCTTAATAATGGGTATACCACCGTTATAGCCAATTAAAGCAGCAGTATCGCGCAGGTGATATATGTTGCGGAACGAATTGGCATCGGCTTCCTGCGGTTCAATAACCAACTCGGGCGATTGGAACAGTAAAATGTGAGCGCCAAAGTTTTTAATGCTCAGGCTTATGGTTTTGCCAAAATAGCCATCGCTTGGGTTACCAAGCAGGCCTGCCCTTGCATAGGCCCTTGAATCAATAATCATAGGTAATGTATTGTGTTATTGAATATGTTGTTTAAGTGTTTAATTGAAATTTATTATTATACAATTATAAAGCATTGGTGCAATATTTTCATTGTTTGCCTTAAATTGGTTATAAAAATATAATAATTATTATAAAGTTGTGAAAAAATGATACTTTATAAATTGATCGGTGTTATTGAATTTTGTAGGTTTTTATGCCGGCAACAGGTACGCCATTGCTGCCTATACCTTGCACAATAATACGTATTGTTGATTTACTATCACTATTATAAAAGCTAATATTGCTTTTTCCCGAATTGTTTACCGTTGCATTAGGCTGCCAGTATAAAGTAGGGCGGGCATCGGTGCGGTTATCGTTTTTTGATGGATTGTAAACCGGGCTGTAAAAGGTACGGGCCTCGTAATAACCGGTAATGTTGGCTTGGGTTGCGCCTACAGCCAGTTTGTTAAGCCCCTCGGGATTGAGGGTGATGTATATGGCAAACACAATACCTAAATCTTTACTGCTTTGAGTAGCGCGGCCGGCTGGGCTGGCTGCGGCAGTGGTTGCTGCCAGGCCTTCGGCATTTTCAACCATTAGGAGCGGGCCGCCAACCAGTTTTTTTATAACTACTTTTTTAACTGCCGAAATTGGTAACTCCAGGTAATGGTTCGACATCAGGTCTACCACATCCGGTGCATCATTATCGCTAAACGCGGCATCCTTATTATCAACTACTATGCGGGGGCGCACAAGTTTACCATCGGCTATGAAAACAAGATTGTTGCTATCATTAGTGCGAGCCTGGTTTGATTTTGCGAGGATGTAGTTGCGTAACGAGTTTAATTTCTCGTCTTCGGGCGTAACGGTTAGTACTTCGTCTTTATACCCCAAAGTGGTAACCATGCGGTCTACAAATTGTTGCCTGTTGGGCGTGCGCACTTCAACATCTTTTAGGCGGATGATGGTATCGCTCAGGCTACGCTGCCGAGCAAGGGCTACCTGTTTTATAAGCGAGGCTTTGGTTAGGGCCGGAAGTTGCGCCATAGCAGGTGTGTTATATAAAGTATTATTAGTAACGGGCAGGTGTTTGGCCGCTAATGAGTCGAGCGTTAGGCTGCCCAGTGGTTTGCCTTTAGCGTCTTTGGCGTTTAGTTTTACTTTTTGCTTGCCGAGTAATTGCAAATTGTCAAAAAAGTATTTACCCTGAGCATCGGTTTGTGCCCCAAATAATCTGCCGTTAATAGCGTTGGCAGCAATAAGGGTTACGTTGGCATTAGGGATGGGTACGTTCTTTTTATCGAGCACGGTACCCGAAAGACTAATGCCCTGCTCGGGGATGTAGGCTATGCGCAATGTAGTATCAGCAAGGCGTTTCCATATAAAATCGCGCCATCCCTGGGTTAGTAGTAGTATATCCAACTGTTTGTTATGTTGTACATTGGTAGTATCAAAATACCGGGCTGCATTTTTTATATCCCCCTTAAGTTCTGATTGCAGCATCAAGTAACTCAATATATTGCTCTCTTCAAGCGGGGAAATGGATGCATCAACCGCACTAACCGAAAGTTCTCCTTTTAAAGGCTGCCCCTTGGTATCGCTGAGTTGTATGTTTATTCCTACCTTTTCGCGGGTATTGTAAATCGGTTTGTTAAGGCTGAGTTTAAGTGTAGCTTTTTCGGTGCCGGTATTATATATAAGGCGTTCGCAGTTGGGTTTTTGCTCGCCATCATATAAAGTTATGGCTGCCAGCCCGCCGGGCATTTGCCAGGTAGGTATAACTACGGCTGCAGTATTTCCTTTAAGCTGAAAGCTTTGCTGAAAGGTTACCCGCCCAAAACTGCGGGCTTTAATAGATAAAGTTTGCTGCCCGTATGCGGCTACCGATTGTTCATTACAAGTAACTACTGCGTATAAGGATGTATCTTGTCTTACAATTTTTAAGGTAAGTCCGCTGTTTAATGCAGCGGGTAATGTGCTTTGTACGGGTTTACCTTTAATAAGGGTTTTAGCCTGGTAACTTTGCCCCTGTAAGGGTAGAAGTGTAAATATTCCCATCCCAAAACTGTCGGTAGTGTAATGGGCAACAGTATCGCCCGATGATGTATAAACAGCTCCGCGCACCGCATAGCCCTGTCCCGAGCTATCCTCGGCCTTTACAGCTACTATTGAGCCCAGCCCTGTAACCAGCGATCCTCCCTCGGGGAAAAATCGGACGATAAACTCACCTGCTTTTGTTACAGCGGGGGCTGATGGTTTGGTGCTTACAACAGTGAGTTTTTTTTCAAATATAAAGTTGTTGCCAAAATTGCGCATCCAGTTGGTGTAGGCACGCAGGCTGTAATTACCAGCGGCCAGCGAGTCGGGGAGTTTGAAATCACCATTGCCCAGGCCATTGTTTAGCGCAATCATTTCCTGGCCAATAATTTTATTATCGGGCGCAATTACTTCAACGTACAAGTTTTTGCTGGTGGCTACCAAATGATTGTCTTGCGCATTTAATAAATAAGCCTTAAACCATATATCATCGGCAGGAGTGTAAATCTGCCTGTCGGTATGAATGAATACTTTTTCAAAAAAAAGTTTAACCTGTTTTTGTGCAGGTGCGGTTTGTGCGTACACCGGTAATATATATATACATATCAAAAATGCATATACAATGCATAGAGCTGCTTTTTTCACGGGGCAAGAAGGTTTATAGTTACAGGAATGTATAATGGTTTACTGCATGCAATTTATGCAAGTTTTTAAATATTAAGCAATCATGCCATCCTGCTGCTACATGCTTTAATAATGCTTGAAAAATTACTGCCTGCTGAAGAAGCAGATGTATGGTTTAAAAGTTAAAAATCGCCACAATCTAATTGTATTCTAATGTTTATTATAACGCCGGTTCAAAGATATTTTTATAACGTATGTGATGTATTTAAGTGTTTTTAGGGATTGATGTTGCAACATTAATATGTAAATTTTAATACAGGATAGTTGATTTTGATTGGATATTAGCCCTTATTTGTTATAAATAACCCATATAAAATTTGGCTATTGTTAATGTTTGTGTTAAATAATTACTGATATGATAATTTATTTGGCTTATTATTCGTGAATTTAACAAAATTAACAAATAAAGGACAGTGCAGGATGGTTTGTGCGCCTGAAGTAGATAATTTTAGTTCAGATAAAATAGTATACAGACCCGCTAATATCGTATACAATATTTTTATTGATTAAACCAATTAAAACTCAACGAATGAATAAACTTTTACAAGACCATTTCTTGACCGTACGTGTCCCCAATTATTTAATTAGTCAAACCGACAATTATTAATAACCGATAGGTTTATCTATCGGCCTTTAGCGTTTTAGCTCACCCATTTCCATCTAACATATTTAGATATAAGTATGATGTATAAATTATTGAAAAATTTATTGCTATTGTTATGCGTAAGCATAGTGTTTACAAGCTGTCGTAAGGAGGCTTTAGACAACTATTACGGCAGGCCCGAAAATTTAGGCCCACCCATTTATCAAACCCTCGAAAGTAAAGGCAACTTTAAATCTTTGCTTGCCGTAATTGATAAGTCGGGGTATAAAAATACCTTGAGCGCAGCCGGTTATTGGACACTTTTTGCTCCTAACGATGCTGCTTTTCAGAAGTATTTTACCGATAACAGTACCAGCCTTGATAAAATTGACGCGGAAACTGCCCGTAAAATTGTTACCTATTGTTTAGTATATAACGCATACCAAACCGACCACATTGCCGACTTTCAGTCAACCACGCAGCCAGTGGGATGGGTTCCAAACAACGCTTATAAACGTCGTACCGCATATTATGATAGTTATTATACAGGCAATGGCCCTGACGGAGCCTCGACAACGCTTTTGAGCAGCAATCGTAACGGTATCCTTTATTTGTTAGGCGATAACAATAATAAGTACATTCCATACTTTTATT contains the following coding sequences:
- a CDS encoding carboxypeptidase-like regulatory domain-containing protein encodes the protein MKKAALCIVYAFLICIYILPVYAQTAPAQKQVKLFFEKVFIHTDRQIYTPADDIWFKAYLLNAQDNHLVATSKNLYVEVIAPDNKIIGQEMIALNNGLGNGDFKLPDSLAAGNYSLRAYTNWMRNFGNNFIFEKKLTVVSTKPSAPAVTKAGEFIVRFFPEGGSLVTGLGSIVAVKAEDSSGQGYAVRGAVYTSSGDTVAHYTTDSFGMGIFTLLPLQGQSYQAKTLIKGKPVQSTLPAALNSGLTLKIVRQDTSLYAVVTCNEQSVAAYGQQTLSIKARSFGRVTFQQSFQLKGNTAAVVIPTWQMPGGLAAITLYDGEQKPNCERLIYNTGTEKATLKLSLNKPIYNTREKVGINIQLSDTKGQPLKGELSVSAVDASISPLEESNILSYLMLQSELKGDIKNAARYFDTTNVQHNKQLDILLLTQGWRDFIWKRLADTTLRIAYIPEQGISLSGTVLDKKNVPIPNANVTLIAANAINGRLFGAQTDAQGKYFFDNLQLLGKQKVKLNAKDAKGKPLGSLTLDSLAAKHLPVTNNTLYNTPAMAQLPALTKASLIKQVALARQRSLSDTIIRLKDVEVRTPNRQQFVDRMVTTLGYKDEVLTVTPEDEKLNSLRNYILAKSNQARTNDSNNLVFIADGKLVRPRIVVDNKDAAFSDNDAPDVVDLMSNHYLELPISAVKKVVIKKLVGGPLLMVENAEGLAATTAAASPAGRATQSSKDLGIVFAIYITLNPEGLNKLAVGATQANITGYYEARTFYSPVYNPSKNDNRTDARPTLYWQPNATVNNSGKSNISFYNSDSKSTIRIIVQGIGSNGVPVAGIKTYKIQ